The window ATTTCACGAATGATCAGTTTTATCGATTTTATCCAGCGTTGCCCACGTGGCGGAGATGACCTCCTCAGAGGGTTCAGTGATTTCTGTCAACAGGGTATGACCAGGGTTGACTGTGAGAAATGCGTTTCACATTGTCTGGATAAGACCGACCCCAAAATCTAAAATCGTCTCATTTGGTGATAAGACCAGCCACTTCCCCATCTTCTGGAAAACGTTTCAACGCTTTCTTTGAAAAGACCAGGGTTCCGTCGACTGAAACTTCAAAAACCCCACCACCGGAGGCAAGAAGTTCAACCTCCGCATCAAACTGTTTTGCCAATTCCGCCTTCAAACTTGAGGCACGTGGTTCGTAGTTTCACTTTGTGCAGTATTCAATCGTTATTTTCATAGCAATACCTTGTTGTGGACAACGTGTGACCATCTCTGTAAAATTTTAAAGTCTGCGGGATAATCAAAAAAACCAATCACTCTTTTACACTTGCAGCTGAGTTTTCCCGGCGCAAATAAAATAATCTTTGTAGGCGACAGGATAAAGCACTTTTTTACACGTGCATTTTCAGCCAGTAGCAGTACAATAATCGGTTTTTTTGGGGATGGGTATCCCCATAAACAAACTCTGTATAATCAAGGATCAGAAAATGCCGGGCCGAATGCTTCAGGACGAGCTTTTTTCCACCCTGGAAATATTGAACGATGAAGAGCTGAACAGGCTTTCACCGCTCGCAACACTTAGCTCATCCGCCTCACGCAGACAACAGGAAAGCAGAGAAGGATACCGCCAGCAATTTGCCCTTGATGCCGACCGTATTCTGCACTCCAGGGCATACACCCGATACATCGATAAGACCCAGGTATTCTGTCTTGTTAAAAATGATCACATCACCCACCGGGTACTGCATGTACAGCTTGTTTCACGTATCGCCCGCACCATAGGCCGGTTTCTCCACCTGAACGAAGACCTCATCGAAGCAATCGCTCTCGGCCACGACATCGGCCATCCGCCTTTTGGCCACGATGGAGAATCTTTTTTAGCCGAGCTTTGTGATGAACATGGTCTCCCGCTTTTCCAGCATAACCTGCAGTCCGTTCGATTTCTCGATAAGTTAGAACGTAAAGGACGCGGCTGGAATCTTTCGGTGCAAACGCTCGACGGCATACTCTGCCATGACGGTGAAGTCCACTCCAGAGCGCTTACACCCCAACCGGACATTGACTTTGCCGGGTTTGATGAAAAGTACCGCACCAAGGAAGCCGATCCCAGCCAGGGCTTAACACCTGCGACCCTCGAGGGCTGCGTAGTTCGCCTTGCGGATACCATCGCCTACATTGGTCGTGATATCGAAGACGCCATTACCCTGGGCCTTATTACCAGAGAAGAGATACCGATTGAGTGCCGTGAAATTCTTGGCGAGACCAACGGCACCATCGTCTATAACCTGGTAACAGACCTTATTGCGAACAGCACTGTCCCGGCCCCTGGAACAATCGACCACTCAAAAGCCTGCGCCATAGGTTTCAGCCACGATGTGTCTGAACGCCTTCACCAACTCAAAGCCTTTAACTACGAGCGAATCTATCTTGCGCCATCCACCAAGCAAGACTATTCTCGTATAAGGGAATGTTATCGGGCCCTCTTCGCCCACTACTGCAAACAGGCAGAAAACAGATCCGCCAGTACTCTTCAAGTTGACCTCATGAGCGATGCGGCACACTGCTACCAGCCTGGCCAGGCTGCAGCCATGGTGCGTGATTTCATAGCGGGAATGACGGATGATTATTTTTTACATCAAGCAGCTGAAATCGGCTGCAACATTCCGGTAAAACGATGATTTCACAACTCCGCAAACTGCTCCCCGGCGAAAATACCCGCATGCTGATTATCGCGACCTTCATTGGTCTGATGGCCGGTTTGCTGAACATTCTCTTTCGCACCGTGGTAGAACTGTTCGAAAGATTTTTCCTGCATGGTGGCAAGGAACTGCTCGGTATCGACCAGGGCGGCTGGAACCTGCTGTTACTGCCACTTATCCCCATGCTCGGCATGGTGTTGCTGATCCCCCTCTCGCTGCTCTTTCCCGGTGAGATCAATGGTTACGGGCTCCCCAAATTCCTGCGTAAGGTGAACCTTGAAGGCGGTTATATCAAAGCCCGTACCATATTTCTAAAGATCATTTCCACCGCGCTCACCATCGGTACCGGCAACTCTGCAGGCGTCGAAGGGCCTATCGCTCAGATCGGTGGAGCCATGGGTTCTCAGGTCGGCCAGTTTTTCGGGGTAAACAGTAACAGGATGAAGGTCTATATCGCTGCCGGCGCTGCAGGTGGCATTGCCGGGATGTTCAATGCCCCCATTGCAGGCGTATTTTTTGCCGCGGAAATCATCCTGCTTGGCACCTACGAGGTACGCTCATTCGCTGCCCTCATTACAGCTTCCGCCATTTCCACTGTTGTTACCCGTGCCTACTTTGGTGAGACCAGCGTATTTGTCATTCCAGATTACGATGTGGTCAACCATTTCGTCGAGATACCACTTTATTGTCTGCTGGCCGTCATTATCGGACTCGCTGCCGTACTTCATCTGAAGATCTTCTATTTCATCCGGGACAAATACCAGGTATTGCCTATTCCGGCCCAGATCAAACCAATTACCGGAGCTTTCCTGGTTGGTGTGATCGCCATCTTCTTCCCACAGGTAATGGCCGATGGGTACCAATTCATGGGGAATGTACTTTATGGTGAAGGAATCACCAAAGTGATGTTCGCGCTGATTTTCCTGAAAATGATAGCCACAGCACTTACTCTTGGCTCCGGCGGTGCCGGTGGCGTTTTTGCCCCTGCTCTGTTTATCGGCAGTATGATCGGTGGCACCTTTGGCGCCATCGTCAACAGAATGATTCCCGATATGACCGCCGACTCCGGTGCCTATGCCTCCGTCGGAATTGGTGCCTTCCTGGCAGCGTCCACCCATGCGCCGATGACCGCTATTTTTCTGCTCTTTGAGATGACCGGCAACTACCGCATTATCGTTCCCGCTATGCTGGTCTCCATCATCGGTACCATCGTGGCTAAGAAATTCTGTGAAGACTCCATAGATACCGTGGACTTCACCAGGGAAGGCATTAATCTGCATGAAGGCCGTGAGGTTTCGATAATGAAAACCCTCAAGGTTGGTTCGGCAATTACCGAAGATGTTGATTTCATCAGTGAGAAAGCCAACATTAACCAGATGCTGGAAATTTTCGCGCAGGCCAAGAGCGGTTTCTATTTCCCGGTGGTCAACGACCGTGGCCGCATGGTCGGTATTGTCTCCATGAGTGATATAAAAAATATCATCCACCGGGAAACCAGCGAACGAATCGCCCAGACAGTCGGTTCTATCTGCCAGCGCAGTGTAATCACCCTTACCCCTGACGATTCGCTGTACAAGGCAATGCAGCTCTTCGATATCAAGGGGATCGAAGAAATTCCTGTGGTCGAGTCGCTTGATGACCGATGGGTCGTTGGTATGCTCAAGCGCAGGAGCGTCATTTCCGCCTATAACCGACAGGTACTCAAGAAAGGTATCAGCGAAAAGGTCGGGTCCATCAGAGTGGCTAACCCTGAATGAAAATAGATGAAGCCTCAGGCATATTCCTCGGCCTGAGGCTACTTTTTCATCATCCCCAATTCCCCATTAAACGACCGGATCAATACGTAAACCTGTAGCGCACGCCTACACTCAAAAGGTGCTGCTCATTTTCTATTTCCAGATCCCCTGGGAAGAGTGAATTTTCCACTTCGATATCATCCGTTATCCTGTAGGTATATTCACCATAAATGTCCGTATACTCAGTAATGCTGTATGCGGCTCCTGCACGGAACTGAAACCCGAACTTGGTCTCGTCGTCATCAACGATTGTCACCCCGGAAGGCTTGAATTCCACCTCGGCCATCACAAAGCCGAGGCCCACTCCAAGATAGGGTTGAAACGCTCCCTCCTTATTAAAATCGAAGTAGCCATTTAAAAATACCCCAAGGGTGGAGAGATCCCCCCTGCCATCAGCCACCAACTGACTCACCGACACACCACTCTGACTGGTGGAGCCTGTTAACAGCGCAGCATCCTGGCTGCCAATATCAGTTCCTCCAAGCAGAACACCGCTATGTTGATCAACGTCGGCGCTGGTATAGTTCAACTCCACTGCGAGCCGCCAGCCATCGACAAACATCTTGCCAATCTCACCGGAAAGTCCCCATCCATCGTCAAATTCGGTCTCCCAGTCATATGGAGTACCGGCCGATACCTGGGTGCCGGCCGGTATTGAAGACGAGCCGTTGCCGGTAACGAATGAGCCGGTTGTACCACCATTATCACTATCAGCCTGAAACAGATAACTTGCAGCCCCACCAATGTACCAGCCATTATAGGCCGCCTGAGCTTTGGTGCAGAGAACAAGCAGACTTAAAATTGTAATGCCTATTCGCACACGCATGACGTTCTCCTCCCCTCCAACCGAAAAGTACAAGTTTACAGGAAGACTTTGCCGCCGCCTCCCCCTCCACCTACCAGTCAGGTATATCATTTCTCTATCGGGTATTGCAAACCTCGATGAATCTTCAGTAATCAGGGAAGATAGAGCCCCAGCAGCTACAAAAAAGCCCCATGGCGGAATAATAATTTAGATAATTCTACCCCTCCACCTGACGAAGCAGTTGACCCTTCCTGACTGTTGTGATATAAAACCCACCATATTACACAACTCACAACGGGCCCCGAGCCCGTCCTGTGCACCCGTAGCTCAGCTGGATAGAGCACCAGGCTTCGAACCTGGGTGTCAGGGGTTCGAATCCCTTCGGGTGTACCAGATATATCAAGGACTTAGCATCAACGTGCTAAGTCCTTTTTTGTTTTTACAGCTTTTTTAACAACCCAGTAACAACCTTTTCAAACTATTCCCCAATTGCCCTCAAGACTGATCATAGCGTCAGCATGAGCGGCATGTGTCTCACCCTCTCTACCTGATATTTGCAAAATCTTATATCTGCAAGATGAGACGAGTATGTATTTAGGACCGCAACAGGAGCCAAGTTAAAATACATCTCGAACACTTTTGACCGAGCGATCCAGAAGCTGTAGCTAAACGAGGGTATAGACAACTCCCCAATGAAGGTTATATTCCACACCCTCCGTCACACCTTCATAACAAAACTCGCGGATGCTGGAACCCCTCAACATATTGAAGAAACTCTCTGGGCATAAATCTGATGCAATGGTCGCAAGATACTCACATGCGAGCGACCAGCAGGCTAGAGAAAGCGTTAAAGTCATCTTGTAGGAATGAACTTGCTGGCTAATGTAGGTATTCATTTATCTACCCAGAACACAACGATACATTAGACTGGTGGCATGCTCATTTTGATATACCGACTAAAGAGGGAACCCATCTCGGTCTATGCACTACAGGGCTTATCAAGCGGCACCGACTCAATATGTGTTTGACATAATAGTACAATTATTAATTCAATCTTATATTACCCTTCTCTATTGCGACTCCCGTACTCATAAGAAAAACCATCATTTTCCTGTAGTCACAAAAATTTCTTATTTATTTCAAGGTATAATACTCACGCCTTGAACCATGCGACACCATTCGGTTAGAATTAATTAAAATACCGTTATACAGGCACAGTTCAGCCAAATAGGTTTTCACACATACATTGCCTATGTATCTTCACATTTAAAAATCTATGATACATGCAGCAGACGAATGAAATAACAAAAAAATATATTATTCTATTAACAATATTGGTACTGGTTGTATCTACAGCGAGTTGCCGCAAAGTATTCACTTCGACCCAAGCACAAACATTACACCACAATCACCCAAATGAGACAGGCACTCTGCTCATACGGACATACGTAAGTGGTGGTACGTATTGTTACTCTTACCGCCCTTTATGGTCCCCAAATGAAACCAACCTTTCAATACTACCTAAATCTACACATAATTTTTTTATTTACGAAGGATTACCAAAGGGTAAGTATATTTTTCATGGCATAGAAATCAATGCTGAAACGACTTTATCCAAGAGTGCACATTCAAAGTCTAGAACTATAAAACTCTCTTCCCCTTTTTCATTTACGATCAAACCTGGCAAAATCACGATATCTAAAATAGCACTTAAAATATACAATGTTGTAAATATCCCTTACCAAGTTGGTAACACCACAGAAAAAGGAACTCAACACATTAAACCTATATATATAAGTGACAAAAAATTTAAAAAAATTAGACAAGAGGCACGAACTATTCCGGGAAGCGAATATTATAGAATAAGAAAAAGAAAATAAATCAAATGGCGAAATAATACAACACCATACCCCACCACCAACCCCACCCCTCATCACCTCAAACCTAAAAGCCCTACATCCTACCCATTCTATAATCAATCACATTTAACTCACTCATATAGCAACGATAAAACGTAAAACCAAGATGGAAAAACTACTAAATTACAGCATATTATATGTGACGGGAAAAAGAACTAATTTAGTTGTTTGGCTGAATTAATCTCAATTCCCCCCTTAAGTAGCTACCACCCAGCAGTATTGACAAGCCACACTACCCCCTCATAAACTAACCCTTATAGTCATCATGAATACCTGACAAAGCCAAACCTGTCGCGAGATAGGGACGGAAAGTCATGGGCCTCAAGAGACAGCCGGGCTACCTGACAAAAAAGTCGCTCGGCCTTTTTAGGTATTTAAGTAATTGAAAATATTAAAGGGTGTAAAAGATGGAAAAGCTATTTTCGATTCTACTGATGACAACTATCGTTGTCACCACGGCAATATTTCATGTTCATGCTCAAGATTACAAAACAACAAGAATCACAAACAGTGAATACTATAACGCTTATCCTCAAATAAATGATAACGGAGTCATAGTATGGGAGGGAACTGACAAAAGCAGTCCATATGAAAAGGATATATTCACTTATGACGGTTCGCTTATAACTAAAATTACTAATATCAATTTCAATGATGAAAAACCGCTAATCAATAACAGCGGAGATATCGTGTGGCGAGCTAGCGAATTACCCCTTACAAGT of the Desulfosediminicola ganghwensis genome contains:
- a CDS encoding chloride channel protein, which codes for MISQLRKLLPGENTRMLIIATFIGLMAGLLNILFRTVVELFERFFLHGGKELLGIDQGGWNLLLLPLIPMLGMVLLIPLSLLFPGEINGYGLPKFLRKVNLEGGYIKARTIFLKIISTALTIGTGNSAGVEGPIAQIGGAMGSQVGQFFGVNSNRMKVYIAAGAAGGIAGMFNAPIAGVFFAAEIILLGTYEVRSFAALITASAISTVVTRAYFGETSVFVIPDYDVVNHFVEIPLYCLLAVIIGLAAVLHLKIFYFIRDKYQVLPIPAQIKPITGAFLVGVIAIFFPQVMADGYQFMGNVLYGEGITKVMFALIFLKMIATALTLGSGGAGGVFAPALFIGSMIGGTFGAIVNRMIPDMTADSGAYASVGIGAFLAASTHAPMTAIFLLFEMTGNYRIIVPAMLVSIIGTIVAKKFCEDSIDTVDFTREGINLHEGREVSIMKTLKVGSAITEDVDFISEKANINQMLEIFAQAKSGFYFPVVNDRGRMVGIVSMSDIKNIIHRETSERIAQTVGSICQRSVITLTPDDSLYKAMQLFDIKGIEEIPVVESLDDRWVVGMLKRRSVISAYNRQVLKKGISEKVGSIRVANPE
- a CDS encoding deoxyguanosinetriphosphate triphosphohydrolase family protein — encoded protein: MPGRMLQDELFSTLEILNDEELNRLSPLATLSSSASRRQQESREGYRQQFALDADRILHSRAYTRYIDKTQVFCLVKNDHITHRVLHVQLVSRIARTIGRFLHLNEDLIEAIALGHDIGHPPFGHDGESFLAELCDEHGLPLFQHNLQSVRFLDKLERKGRGWNLSVQTLDGILCHDGEVHSRALTPQPDIDFAGFDEKYRTKEADPSQGLTPATLEGCVVRLADTIAYIGRDIEDAITLGLITREEIPIECREILGETNGTIVYNLVTDLIANSTVPAPGTIDHSKACAIGFSHDVSERLHQLKAFNYERIYLAPSTKQDYSRIRECYRALFAHYCKQAENRSASTLQVDLMSDAAHCYQPGQAAAMVRDFIAGMTDDYFLHQAAEIGCNIPVKR
- a CDS encoding outer membrane protein; its protein translation is MRVRIGITILSLLVLCTKAQAAYNGWYIGGAASYLFQADSDNGGTTGSFVTGNGSSSIPAGTQVSAGTPYDWETEFDDGWGLSGEIGKMFVDGWRLAVELNYTSADVDQHSGVLLGGTDIGSQDAALLTGSTSQSGVSVSQLVADGRGDLSTLGVFLNGYFDFNKEGAFQPYLGVGLGFVMAEVEFKPSGVTIVDDDETKFGFQFRAGAAYSITEYTDIYGEYTYRITDDIEVENSLFPGDLEIENEQHLLSVGVRYRFTY
- a CDS encoding SelT/SelW/SelH family (seleno)protein; amino-acid sequence: MKITIEYCTKUNYEPRASSLKAELAKQFDAEVELLASGGGVFEVSVDGTLVFSKKALKRFPEDGEVAGLITK